In Candida orthopsilosis Co 90-125, chromosome 4 draft sequence, the genomic stretch TGTGGATCAACTAGCGTGGTTACGGCAGTCATTGACAATAAGATATTTGTCGCCAATACTGGTGATTCGCGATGTATATTATCGACGAATGAAGGAAATGCCAAGACGTTatcatttgatcaaaagcCAAGTGTTATTGGAGAAAGAGTAAGGATAGAGAATAGTAATGGATATGTGATAAATAATCGAGTTAATGAGATCTTGGCATTAAGTCGAGCAGTTGGggatttcaaattcaagacTCCATATCTTACGTCAACTTTAAACAGATATATTCTTGATAACATTACTGAGAAATATAAAAAGGGTCAACAAGAGCAACAGAAGCTGCAACCAAACAGACGTAGTAGCAGTGACAGTAGCAACAGCAGTagcaataacaacaaactGCACCTaaataataacaatagTAATTTATCCCTGCTACAAATATCCGATCACGAATATATCCATATCCCACCAGAATTATTCCAAGTGACTGTTGAGCCAGAAATTCTAATATTTGACATGAATGAACTACCAACACCCGAATTCATTGTTATTGCGTGTGACGGAATCTGGGATTGTTTTAGAAATGATCAATTAATCAAACTAATACGAGATAAATTAGTACTAGGttggaaattgaacaaggttgttgaatatattTTAAATGACAGTTTAACTATGGCTAATAATTATACTGGAATTGGATTGGATAATATGACGTTAATCATAGTGGCTCTACACCCTGGTAAAAGCCTAGAAGAATGGTATAGCGATATGATTTTTAAGATTGAAAGGGAAAAGGGATTGCATTAgatgtatatatatatatatattacAAAGCTGCTTTACTATGATGTGATGATAGGGTATTTAATGAAGCGATGATTTTGCGAATCAAATAGTAAAAAGAGACTTGTGGTGTG encodes the following:
- a CDS encoding Ptc4 Type PP2C serine/threonine phosphatase, whose product is MGHLLSHPIEDKNLDYKTYTRLSYCIGSMQGYRMSMEDAHDAKINEDETIAVFGVFDGHGGQQCAEYLSHHLTKHIFRRLINLQETKKSKRDYGNKQIIKILKDSFFKMDNDLSDSQSYVNCGSTSVVTAVIDNKIFVANTGDSRCILSTNEGNAKTLSFDQKPSVIGERVRIENSNGYVINNRVNEILALSRAVGDFKFKTPYLTSTLNRYILDNITEKYKKGQQEQQKSQPNRRSSSDSSNSSSNNNKSHLNNNNSNLSSLQISDHEYIHIPPELFQVTVEPEILIFDMNELPTPEFIVIACDGIWDCFRNDQLIKLIRDKLVLGWKLNKVVEYILNDSLTMANNYTGIGLDNMTLIIVALHPGKSLEEWYSDMIFKIEREKGLH